DNA from Leptospira mayottensis 200901116:
CTCTTTCGAAACTAAATCACGGAGAATTTGTAAGCATCGGAGCTCGTGAAATAGAAAATTATAAAATTCTAATAAAATATGATTTTATGATTTTGGCTAACTTGATTAATCTTATCTTTTTTCTATTGTTTTCATTTTTAGTGGATTGGAGAGTGATTTCTGTAACCGTTGGGCTTGTAGCTTTAAATTCTTTCATATTCTTTCCATTCTATAAAATTATAATGGCATTAGGTCAGAAAAATGTAAAAGAGTTTTCTTTATACAATTCTAATTTAATAGAAATAGCAAAAGCCTTCAAATACATTAAAACAAGTTCCAATGAAAATAAGGTTCTTTCTTATTTGGATCGATATATTGTTTCTCTTCCTAAGTTTTATTTTAAATCAATGGTTCTTTCGGATTTCACGGCTAGATTTTCAGAGGTTTTGATTGTTATCACTTTTGCGTTTATTATTTATTTAAGTGTTGTGATATTTCATACACCCTTAGAAAATTTGACCGTAATTTTTGCGATCTTAATACGCACCTTGCCAGAAGTAAAGCTACTTACCGATAACATAAATAGGGCTGTTCACTCATCTGTTTCTAGAATTGCAATTGATTCAATGTTGGATACTATTTCTGCTTCTGAGTACGGAGTTAAACCTACTTCGTCTATTTCTTTGGAAAAAAATGAAATTAAGAATATTTTATTAGATAATGTTAGGTTTGGATATAGTTCGGAGAATCTCCTTCTTAAGAATTTTAGCTTTGAATTTGAAAAAGGGAAGTTTTATGCAATTACTGGTCAGACCGGTGCAGGTAAATCGACTCTATTGGATTTAATCAGCGGAATTTTAAAGCCACTTTCTGGTAAAGTTAAAATAAATCAGGCTCCATTAGAATCTTATGACATTAAAGAAATTCACAAGAGACTTGGGTATCTCACTCAGGAGAATTTAATTCTAAATGGATCTATTTACGAGAACTTAATATGGGGTATTGATAGAAACGTTTCCGAAAAGGAATTGGACGATGCTTTAGTATTGTCACAGACGAAAGAATTCATTTCGACGCGCAATATTCATGAAGAGTTGTTTCAAAGTGGTGCGAATTTATCTGGTGGCCAAAAACAAAGGATTTCAATTGCAAGAGTTCTACTTGGTAAATTTGATTTTATCTTAATGGACGAACCTACTTCTGCGTTGGATGCGTCTACAGAGCAGCAATTTATGGAAAATTTGGCCAAGCTTAAGGGACAGATTGGATTGATTTATGTGACTCATAGAAAAGAAACATTAAAGTATGCGGATTCGATCATAGAATTTTAAATAAAGAATCAATTATAATCGTTATGTAGGTGAAAATGCAAATTACTGATAGACCTGAAATCCTAAAGCTAATGTTAGACGAGTTAGAAAAAGCTCCTGATATCTATAAACCGACTAATTATTGGTATTTGCATCAGCAAGTTTTTATCAAAGAGCTAAATAAAATTGGCCTGAAAGATTTTCGTAAAAGGAAATACTCAATTTTAGAAACATTTGGAGCAACAGATTTAGATTTTAAATATGGCCAAATCGATCTAAAAAGTAATAAATATTTTAATAATCGGTATGTGAGATCGCTTCCTTTTTGGGATTCAGTTATTTCTTTCTTAAATAAGAAACTCAATCAGCATTTTCCGATCATACCACCATATAATATTAACTTTATGGAATTAAAGGAGATTTTATATGAAAGAGTGGATTTACTCGCAAAATCCTCGAAAGCAAAACCTCTCAATTCTTTCTCAGCTTCTTTAATTGGAAACCCGGAAGATGTGTTTGTCGTAAGTGGCAAAAATTATACTTTAACTATTTTATACTATTATCTTCGTTATTTATTTTGTCAGAAAAATCTAAACCTCTCAAAAGTTAAAGTCATTGCAGAATTAGGATGTGGTTCCGGTAAACAAGTTGAGGTTTTGAAAAAGTTATATCCGGATGTTATTTTTTTATTATTTGATATTCCGCCTCAGCTTTATGTTTCAGAGAGTTATTTGTCTTCTGTCTTCCCTAAGGATGTGGTGACTTTTAAAGAAACGTTGGATATGGAAACAATTGATTTTTCGAAAAAAGGAAAAATTTATTTTTTTGGGAATTGGAAGTTTCCAATTTTAAAGAATATGAAAATCGATTTGTTTTGGAACGCTGCCAGCTTTCAAGAAATGGAGCCTGACATTGTTTCCAATTATCTAAGCATTGTAAATGAATCTGCTAATGCTGTTTTTTTACAACAATCAATGGAGGGAAAGGAGGAGGCCGCCAAAAAAGGCCAACATGGGGTATTAAAGGCGACAACGCTAAAAGATTATCAAAAGAATCTCAATCATTTCAAGCTTACAAATATAGAGGCATCTCTTACACCTTTTGGTACTCTAAATGGTTACAGCGATTCATTTTGGAAGCGCAAATGATACTATTTAAAGCATAAACAAATGAAGGATGCTCCTCGTTTATTAATTCTTACTGGTCATTCCGAGCTTTGGCCAAAAATAAAAAAGGAAGAAGAACGTGCTTTGTATTTAGGACCGTGGTGTTTTAGTCGGAATCAATTTCGTAAATTTTTTGAACAAGATGATTTTGAAATGGTTCCTTCGCCTTATAAAGATTGGAAAGATGTTGAGCTACATTGGACTTATATATCTAAACTTCATGATAGACTAATCATTTCTTTAAGTGAATATTTAAATGATCGATGTAATTTGCGAGAATCTGAGAAATTTTGGAAACTAAGAAGTTCTTATTGGCTTGTTCATTGGTTATGTTCTTACTATGATCGTTATTTAACTATAAAGAGTCTTAATGTTGAATATCCTTTAGTTGTAACTGTAGTGAATTATCATGGAGATTTAAAAGTAAAAAGTTGTGAAGATGCTTTAGAAAAACTAAAAGATCATGAATATAATTTGATTCTATATTCAGAATTACTAAATTTTTTAAAACCCCCTTCGATCGTTGTCAAAAAAGAAAGTGTTGAACTTTTCCGAGCTTTTCAAAAGCAAAAGCAAACTTTAAAATCTAAGGTACACTTTTTTTTGAATTATCAATTTTTTTTAGTTTTCTTTGGTCTTTTTTTCGGGGAATGTAAAGGGTTATCTTTTTTTTATAAAATTAGGCTTTCGCTTAAGAGCTTTTCGATTAAACGATTTTGGTCTGTTGTATTTAGGAAAATAAAAATACGGAAAAAAGAATTTAACTCTATAAATGCTCATAGAGAAATTAATTTCTCTGATTATTTTATTTCTAATAACGAATTCGAAAATTGTGTTTCTGAAAACATAATCAAACATATACCAGAATCGGTATTTACGAAAGAGCCTTCTTTTTCTGAAGAAGGCATATGGATTGGATTTGATATATATAATTCTAAAAAGGCAGATTTGATTTCTAGATATACCTCTGGTAAAAATGGAAAATGGTATTCGGTTCAACATGGCGGAGGGTATGATCAATATTTAGTTTTTCCTCATGAAAAGATGGAATATGAGGTTAGTGATGGATTTATTTCTTGGGGTTGGTCTTCTCAGGATTCAAGTAAGTTTACATTCTTGCCATCGCCTTACTTGGTAAATCTTAGAAAAATGAATGCCAATCTTAGAAAAAAAAAACAGATTTTATATATTTCTACAGAACATTTTGCGTATTTTCTTCGATTGCACAGTACACTTAGACCAGAGTCGCAGCTGTCTTATCTAAAAGAGCAAGCGAACTTTATTGCGAATTTGTCTGAAGAAGTAAGTAGAGATTTTGTATTTCG
Protein-coding regions in this window:
- a CDS encoding LIC12162 family transferase; translation: MKDAPRLLILTGHSELWPKIKKEEERALYLGPWCFSRNQFRKFFEQDDFEMVPSPYKDWKDVELHWTYISKLHDRLIISLSEYLNDRCNLRESEKFWKLRSSYWLVHWLCSYYDRYLTIKSLNVEYPLVVTVVNYHGDLKVKSCEDALEKLKDHEYNLILYSELLNFLKPPSIVVKKESVELFRAFQKQKQTLKSKVHFFLNYQFFLVFFGLFFGECKGLSFFYKIRLSLKSFSIKRFWSVVFRKIKIRKKEFNSINAHREINFSDYFISNNEFENCVSENIIKHIPESVFTKEPSFSEEGIWIGFDIYNSKKADLISRYTSGKNGKWYSVQHGGGYDQYLVFPHEKMEYEVSDGFISWGWSSQDSSKFTFLPSPYLVNLRKMNANLRKKKQILYISTEHFAYFLRLHSTLRPESQLSYLKEQANFIANLSEEVSRDFVFRASVQFGWNNLEYLKREDRLPKTISSINEDIFSRILKARLIVIDHLATSYMETFALNIPTILYFKEEMFGYSAKFKPYLMSLKEVGIYHEDSFSAAQFLNENYHKIEDWWASDEIQKRIQDFLSEYGRVNENWFVAWKSFSDQLLHPTF
- a CDS encoding putative sugar O-methyltransferase — translated: MLDELEKAPDIYKPTNYWYLHQQVFIKELNKIGLKDFRKRKYSILETFGATDLDFKYGQIDLKSNKYFNNRYVRSLPFWDSVISFLNKKLNQHFPIIPPYNINFMELKEILYERVDLLAKSSKAKPLNSFSASLIGNPEDVFVVSGKNYTLTILYYYLRYLFCQKNLNLSKVKVIAELGCGSGKQVEVLKKLYPDVIFLLFDIPPQLYVSESYLSSVFPKDVVTFKETLDMETIDFSKKGKIYFFGNWKFPILKNMKIDLFWNAASFQEMEPDIVSNYLSIVNESANAVFLQQSMEGKEEAAKKGQHGVLKATTLKDYQKNLNHFKLTNIEASLTPFGTLNGYSDSFWKRK
- a CDS encoding ATP-binding cassette domain-containing protein, with product MIQKANYIQILLEFFYLIKKHPISSFIFLLGILLSGSVQLIGFGLIYPATMMALNHSQSKEQNPILNKIESIFTLFDIQFNLTNVILGIVISVIFSSAFLLLAQYYQHNFLRKLDIKLRRDFFQKVLNSSWGALSKLNHGEFVSIGAREIENYKILIKYDFMILANLINLIFFLLFSFLVDWRVISVTVGLVALNSFIFFPFYKIIMALGQKNVKEFSLYNSNLIEIAKAFKYIKTSSNENKVLSYLDRYIVSLPKFYFKSMVLSDFTARFSEVLIVITFAFIIYLSVVIFHTPLENLTVIFAILIRTLPEVKLLTDNINRAVHSSVSRIAIDSMLDTISASEYGVKPTSSISLEKNEIKNILLDNVRFGYSSENLLLKNFSFEFEKGKFYAITGQTGAGKSTLLDLISGILKPLSGKVKINQAPLESYDIKEIHKRLGYLTQENLILNGSIYENLIWGIDRNVSEKELDDALVLSQTKEFISTRNIHEELFQSGANLSGGQKQRISIARVLLGKFDFILMDEPTSALDASTEQQFMENLAKLKGQIGLIYVTHRKETLKYADSIIEF